In Streptomyces sp. NBC_00483, a single window of DNA contains:
- a CDS encoding phosphoribosyltransferase, with amino-acid sequence MVWSGEWVAERLGVGLTGDRELSGLLGLALRRNPKRAHLLVSNVLGKHVPQRPSVVWGAGRELGVRVRELLGDEAARRAVVLGYAETATGLGHSVADGLALATYLHSTRRPVEGVARAGGFEESHSHATSHLLLPEDPHLLAGDGPLVLVDDEFSTGNTVLNTIRALHELHAREHYVIVALVDMRSPGDQGRLEEFARDIGARVDLVVAARGTVELPDGVLEKGQALVAAHEGGQLPAPRRERAELVRLDDLGWPRGLPDGGRHGFTPEHRERLEAALPDMAARLAPHLGEGRVLVLGNEELMYAPLRLATELEAAGADVAYSTTTRSPVLAVDDPGYAIRSRLVFPAHDAPADGPGDRFAYNVAGGGFDTVVVVLDSVGDTAELDGPGGLLEQVAAHASRVVVAVVPSYVPQERSSMPLPEPLRGPAFSSYAPDEVGWLLQDLSDVQLEAPTEEREEAIQGGGAHYAESLPVEYQPSAQYQELFHAALEASAGRIAHAVGVVTETVLAERSPRPVLVSLARAGTPVGVLMRRWALRRHGLELPHYAVSIVRGRGIDANALRWLAAHHDPADVVFVDGWTGKGAITRELAAAVAEFEGFDPEIAVLADPGSCVRTYGTREDFLIPSACLNSTVSGLISRTVLRSDLVGPDDFHGAKFYSELAGSDVSGRFLDAVEERFAEVADAVDAEAKELQGVDRAPTWEGWAAVERISEEYGIHDVNLVKPGVGETTRVLLRRVPWKILARADAGADLDHVRLLAEQRGVPVELVDQLPYTCVGLIHPKFTRGATGTDGKAVAAK; translated from the coding sequence GTGGTGTGGTCGGGGGAGTGGGTCGCCGAGCGGCTCGGGGTCGGGCTGACGGGTGACCGGGAGCTGTCCGGACTGCTTGGGCTCGCGCTGCGGCGCAACCCCAAGCGCGCCCACCTCCTGGTGTCGAACGTGCTGGGCAAGCACGTTCCGCAGCGCCCATCCGTGGTGTGGGGCGCGGGGCGTGAACTCGGCGTCCGCGTAAGGGAACTGCTGGGCGACGAGGCGGCGCGCCGCGCGGTCGTCCTCGGCTACGCCGAGACGGCGACGGGACTCGGGCACTCGGTCGCCGACGGTCTGGCCCTCGCGACCTATCTGCACTCCACGCGCAGGCCGGTCGAGGGCGTGGCCCGCGCGGGCGGCTTCGAGGAGTCCCACTCGCACGCCACCTCGCACCTGCTGCTGCCCGAGGACCCGCACCTGCTCGCGGGGGACGGCCCGCTGGTCCTCGTCGACGACGAGTTCTCCACGGGGAACACGGTCCTGAACACCATCAGGGCGCTGCACGAACTGCACGCGCGCGAGCACTACGTCATCGTCGCGCTCGTCGACATGCGCTCGCCGGGCGACCAGGGGCGGCTCGAGGAGTTCGCGCGCGACATAGGGGCGCGGGTCGACCTGGTGGTCGCGGCGCGCGGCACGGTGGAGCTGCCGGACGGGGTGCTCGAGAAGGGGCAGGCTCTCGTCGCCGCGCACGAGGGCGGGCAGCTGCCCGCACCCCGCCGGGAGCGCGCCGAGCTGGTGCGCCTCGACGACCTCGGCTGGCCGCGGGGCCTGCCGGACGGCGGACGGCACGGGTTCACACCGGAGCACCGGGAGCGCCTCGAAGCGGCGCTGCCCGACATGGCCGCGCGCCTCGCGCCGCACCTCGGCGAGGGGCGCGTGCTCGTCCTCGGCAACGAGGAGTTGATGTACGCGCCGCTGCGCCTCGCCACCGAGTTGGAGGCGGCGGGCGCCGACGTCGCGTACTCCACCACGACCCGCTCGCCCGTCCTCGCCGTCGACGACCCCGGCTACGCGATCCGCAGCCGCCTCGTCTTCCCGGCGCACGACGCGCCGGCGGACGGGCCGGGAGACCGGTTCGCGTACAACGTCGCGGGGGGCGGCTTCGACACGGTCGTCGTCGTGCTCGACTCGGTGGGCGACACCGCTGAACTCGACGGCCCGGGCGGGCTGTTGGAGCAGGTGGCCGCGCACGCGTCGCGGGTGGTCGTGGCCGTGGTGCCGTCGTACGTTCCTCAGGAAAGGTCCTCCATGCCGTTGCCCGAGCCGCTGCGCGGTCCCGCGTTCTCCTCGTACGCGCCGGACGAGGTGGGGTGGCTGCTCCAGGACCTGTCGGACGTCCAGCTGGAGGCGCCGACCGAGGAGCGCGAGGAGGCCATTCAGGGCGGGGGCGCGCACTACGCGGAGTCGCTGCCCGTCGAGTACCAACCCAGCGCGCAGTACCAGGAGTTGTTCCACGCGGCTCTTGAGGCGTCGGCGGGGCGAATAGCCCACGCGGTGGGCGTGGTCACCGAGACGGTGCTCGCCGAGCGCTCGCCGCGACCGGTCCTTGTGTCGCTCGCGCGCGCGGGGACGCCGGTGGGAGTGCTGATGCGTCGCTGGGCGCTGCGACGGCACGGGCTCGAGCTGCCGCACTACGCGGTGTCGATCGTGCGCGGACGGGGGATCGACGCGAACGCGCTGCGCTGGCTGGCCGCGCACCACGATCCGGCGGATGTGGTGTTCGTGGACGGGTGGACCGGCAAGGGCGCCATCACGCGGGAACTCGCGGCCGCGGTCGCCGAGTTCGAAGGGTTCGACCCGGAGATCGCCGTGCTCGCCGACCCGGGGTCGTGCGTGCGGACGTACGGGACGCGGGAGGACTTCCTCATCCCCTCGGCGTGTCTCAACTCCACGGTGTCCGGGCTGATTTCGCGGACGGTGCTGCGGTCCGACCTGGTCGGGCCCGATGACTTCCACGGGGCGAAGTTCTACTCCGAGCTGGCCGGTTCGGACGTCTCCGGGCGGTTCCTCGATGCGGTGGAGGAGCGGTTCGCGGAGGTCGCCGACGCGGTCGACGCCGAGGCCAAGGAGTTGCAGGGGGTCGATCGGGCGCCCACGTGGGAAGGGTGGGCGGCCGTGGAGCGGATCAGCGAGGAGTACGGGATCCACGACGTGAACCTGGTGAAGCCCGGGGTCGGCGAGACGACGCGGGTGCTGCTGCGGCGGGTGCCGTGGAAGATCCTGGCGCGGGCGGACGCGGGGGCGGACCTCGACCATGTGCGGTTGCTGGCGGAGCAGCGGGGGGTTCCGGTGGAGTTGGTGGACCAACTGCCGTACACCTGCGTCGGGTTGATACATCCGAAGTTCACGCGTGGGGCGACGGGGACGGACGGCAAGGCGGTGGCGGCCAAGTGA
- a CDS encoding HpcH/HpaI aldolase/citrate lyase family protein, with amino-acid sequence MRHFGHIAPEVRERLFHEEPRDFTAGSPPRMLAAALGATLYSPATRPQLADDVLKQAGRGVVSMVLCLEDSIHDGEVPGAEENLMRQFAELAGRVAEGAEPPLLFIRVRAPEQITDLVARLGSSVDLLSGFVLPKFTEERGVPFLEALTAAEAATGRRLFAMPVLESPDLLHLETRGETLAGIARAVDKYRDRVLALRLGVTDFCSAYGLRRPADMTAYDVQIVASVIGDVVNLLGRADGTGFTVTGPVWEYFRHQERMFKPQLRRSPFLEGRADDLRQALIQHDMDGLLREIELDRANGLLGKTCIHPTHVLPVHALSVVSHEEYSDARDILRPERDGGGVLRSAYTNKMNEVKPHRAWAERTLRRAEAFGVAREDVGFVELLTAGLPG; translated from the coding sequence ATGCGTCATTTCGGGCACATCGCCCCTGAGGTGCGGGAGCGTCTGTTCCACGAGGAGCCGCGGGACTTCACCGCGGGCTCCCCGCCCCGCATGCTCGCGGCGGCACTCGGGGCGACGCTCTACAGTCCGGCGACCCGCCCCCAGCTCGCGGACGACGTGCTCAAGCAGGCCGGACGCGGCGTCGTCTCCATGGTGCTGTGCCTGGAGGACTCGATACACGACGGCGAGGTGCCGGGCGCCGAGGAGAACCTGATGCGGCAGTTCGCCGAGCTCGCGGGCCGGGTCGCCGAGGGGGCCGAGCCGCCCCTGCTCTTCATCCGGGTACGGGCCCCGGAGCAGATCACCGATCTCGTGGCACGGCTCGGCAGCTCCGTGGACCTGCTGTCCGGATTCGTGCTGCCCAAGTTCACCGAGGAGCGGGGCGTCCCCTTCCTGGAGGCCCTCACCGCCGCCGAGGCGGCCACCGGACGTCGGCTTTTCGCCATGCCGGTCCTGGAGTCGCCCGATCTGCTGCACCTGGAGACCCGCGGCGAGACGTTGGCCGGCATCGCCCGCGCCGTCGACAAGTACCGCGACCGCGTCCTCGCGCTGCGCCTCGGCGTCACCGACTTCTGCTCGGCGTACGGGCTGCGCAGGCCCGCGGACATGACGGCGTACGACGTCCAGATCGTGGCCTCCGTCATCGGTGACGTGGTCAATCTGCTGGGCCGGGCGGACGGCACCGGGTTCACGGTGACCGGGCCCGTCTGGGAGTACTTCCGCCACCAGGAGCGGATGTTCAAGCCGCAGCTGCGCCGCAGCCCCTTCCTGGAGGGGCGGGCCGACGACCTGCGGCAGGCGCTCATCCAGCACGACATGGACGGGCTGCTGCGCGAGATCGAACTGGACCGGGCCAACGGACTGCTCGGCAAGACCTGCATCCACCCCACGCACGTGCTGCCCGTGCACGCGCTCTCCGTCGTCAGCCACGAGGAGTACAGCGACGCCCGCGACATATTGCGGCCCGAGCGGGACGGTGGCGGTGTGCTCCGGTCGGCGTACACGAACAAGATGAACGAGGTGAAGCCGCACCGCGCATGGGCGGAGCGGACGCTGCGGCGCGCGGAGGCGTTCGGGGTGGCGCGGGAGGACGTGGGGTTCGTGGAGCTGCTGACGGCCGGGTTGCCGGGATGA
- a CDS encoding TerD family protein, producing the protein MTHAMLKGANVPFDATAVRAVLRWSSGQGAPTVDASALLLTADGRVRSDGDFVFYNQPRHPSGKVWRLGQKRVADGMTDTVQADLSGVPEEITRILVTASTDPDATPFETVRSLRLSLYDAGAEGAEPIAYFDIKPETGAETALICGELYRRGDGWRLRAVGEGYSDGLVGLATDFGISVDESAEPDAASADGPEPVPGPPVAEPAPPLVAPGPMPEAAPVAATSFPLPPQQPPSYGYPPAAATQQQPPAYGYPQPVSAWPDPAFKLPPQGPQFIGQ; encoded by the coding sequence ATGACGCACGCGATGCTCAAGGGGGCGAACGTCCCGTTCGACGCCACGGCGGTGCGCGCCGTGCTCCGCTGGTCCTCGGGGCAGGGCGCGCCGACCGTCGACGCTTCGGCGCTGCTGCTCACGGCCGACGGACGCGTCCGGTCCGACGGGGACTTCGTCTTCTACAACCAGCCGCGCCACCCCTCGGGGAAGGTCTGGCGGCTCGGCCAGAAGCGCGTCGCGGACGGCATGACGGACACCGTTCAGGCGGACCTCTCGGGCGTTCCCGAGGAGATCACCCGGATCCTCGTGACGGCCTCCACGGACCCGGACGCCACTCCTTTCGAGACCGTGCGGTCGCTGCGGCTGTCCCTCTACGACGCCGGGGCCGAGGGCGCCGAGCCGATCGCGTACTTCGATATCAAGCCAGAGACCGGTGCCGAGACCGCGTTGATCTGCGGCGAGCTGTACCGGCGCGGTGACGGCTGGCGGCTGCGCGCGGTCGGCGAGGGCTACTCCGACGGCCTGGTGGGCCTCGCCACGGACTTCGGCATCTCGGTCGACGAATCCGCCGAACCCGATGCCGCTTCCGCCGACGGGCCCGAGCCCGTGCCCGGCCCCCCGGTCGCCGAGCCCGCGCCGCCCCTCGTGGCTCCCGGACCGATGCCCGAGGCCGCTCCGGTCGCGGCGACGTCGTTCCCGCTGCCGCCCCAGCAGCCGCCCTCGTACGGTTATCCGCCCGCGGCCGCCACCCAGCAGCAGCCGCCCGCGTACGGGTACCCGCAGCCGGTGTCGGCGTGGCCCGACCCGGCCTTCAAGCTCCCGCCGCAGGGGCCGCAGTTCATCGGCCAGTGA